A single genomic interval of Streptomyces sp. 1222.5 harbors:
- a CDS encoding DUF6343 family protein, translating to MRTGSEPVTARSALRARFWLSMWGLVWAIFGTAAFALAGRPGWAAACGVLWLVVTVDTAMILRHLRQGPHYQPGRDVPPYRPPDAGPPPPGPSSYPGSRPYPGPPRHRHP from the coding sequence ATGCGTACGGGCAGTGAACCGGTGACCGCGCGCAGTGCCCTGCGGGCGCGGTTCTGGCTGAGCATGTGGGGACTGGTCTGGGCGATCTTCGGCACGGCGGCGTTCGCCCTCGCCGGGCGTCCCGGCTGGGCGGCCGCGTGCGGGGTGCTGTGGCTGGTGGTCACCGTCGACACGGCCATGATCCTCAGGCACCTCCGGCAGGGTCCGCACTATCAGCCAGGCCGTGACGTTCCGCCGTACCGGCCGCCGGATGCCGGACCGCCGCCCCCGGGGCCGTCGTCGTACCCGGGATCGCGGCCGTATCCGGGCCCGCCGAGGCACCGGCATCCGTGA